A single region of the Sphingobium sp. TKS genome encodes:
- a CDS encoding helix-turn-helix transcriptional regulator, with product MYVGPHLRKALSRLNRASSIEALRDGLADAARQMGFPFVALVQHGGLPRLVERSMVVTNYPAEFVQSYIENHYFIIDPVYEVSYQLDRPFGWDEITNYVELADHQHALFEEAQGYGIIHGITVPLHIPSETYASCTFSRPTPIAITPSLMTTLQIVAGFAFKTGLYLHHAMQGRNVPRLTRREAECTALIALGKTDWEIGEILGIAQTSVRYFISRAKQRYGVFRRSELVARAIVDAQIPMN from the coding sequence ATGTATGTCGGACCGCACCTGCGCAAAGCGCTCTCACGCCTCAACAGGGCATCCTCGATCGAGGCACTGCGCGACGGACTAGCCGATGCCGCGCGGCAGATGGGCTTCCCCTTTGTTGCGCTCGTTCAGCATGGCGGTCTTCCACGGCTGGTCGAGCGTTCTATGGTTGTCACTAACTATCCTGCGGAATTCGTCCAATCCTACATCGAGAACCACTATTTCATCATCGATCCGGTATATGAGGTAAGCTATCAACTCGACCGACCGTTCGGCTGGGACGAGATCACCAACTACGTCGAGCTTGCCGATCACCAGCATGCCCTTTTCGAGGAAGCGCAGGGCTACGGGATCATTCACGGCATCACTGTGCCGCTGCACATACCGAGCGAGACATACGCATCCTGTACCTTTTCCCGCCCGACGCCGATCGCGATCACACCGTCTTTGATGACCACGCTCCAGATCGTCGCAGGCTTCGCGTTCAAGACTGGCCTTTATCTTCATCACGCCATGCAAGGCCGCAATGTTCCTCGGCTTACGCGCCGCGAGGCCGAATGCACTGCGCTGATCGCGCTCGGCAAGACCGACTGGGAGATCGGCGAGATCCTCGGAATTGCTCAGACCTCGGTGCGGTATTTCATATCCAGAGCCAAGCAACGCTACGGTGTTTTCCGGCGCTCCGAGCTCGTCGCTCGCGCTATTGTTGACGCCCAGATACCGATGAACTGA
- a CDS encoding AAA family ATPase, which translates to MRENEFRAWLMAKGYAEHSVTSDISRMRRVEAAMPDYGLVDRDLDQAYERDAMEALLAALRQSIDDLPHNTPPAVLVPRSNNYDERLRTALRGAEAYREFCRGEAGEEQGDADRVRRHAMEHYFAPARGAGEAIVEIPVREINAALELKNHYKNICQALAGPKMQALADVPPPVRTGKNDSPFTIFRYTLTRFDRSMLERLRKLFVEKHPDFRDFGDSASYASAEDNYKRALLIRAEEMMEEHRSSDDAVLGAALLDLASGKAGLESNLLDWRVARMVADIRASDPGVMEESAGKLARAPDAIAAVTECAERIWPHLCEKWTTSRPLAESRTIPTMIRALVDPRAMLGIRSRPTDNAARMLMGSPAFGAQPLGAAELAAVLDLARRIFAIMEEEWGWRPRDLWDVQGFIWETCQERLPPVEEKPADRAGTRKRMTMPTNLILYGPPGTGKTYETAREAVRLCGEAVPEDRDELMSLYRALSQKGRIEFVTFHQNFSYEDFVEGLRPVSGEGEDGADAPAGFSLQPQDGIFKRIADVAGSNRGKVGQGDRAVIDRSRKVFKMSLGRSWSSRDDLIYQEAIREGYVVLGWGGDVDWSDPRYDQWDAIKERWRQDHPDASGNDPNMSQMFTFRINMEIGSLVVVSDGNRKFRAIGEVTGPYRFVPGVNGEYNHRRAVRWLWHSDESLPREQVYNKELSQVSVYQMDSRHVNWDGLEQTVATGDDGSGTGTPEGHVLIIDEINRANISKVFGELITLIEPDKRLGMGNGLTVRLPYSKAPFGVPANLHILGTMNTADRSIALLDTALRRRFTFREVAPDPELLVDAEGRSAVPLREALETINERIEYLVDREHRIGHAFFMHCASRTDVDAVMRDKIIPLLQEYFFEDWGRIHAVLGSGFIGQRVLKAPPGIDGLERKSWFVRVPFADDAYEALVGKVAAAQDGVADNPAPQTA; encoded by the coding sequence GTGAGAGAGAACGAATTTCGAGCGTGGCTGATGGCCAAGGGCTATGCCGAGCATTCGGTAACCAGCGACATCAGCCGGATGCGCCGGGTCGAGGCGGCGATGCCCGACTATGGCTTGGTCGACCGGGATCTGGACCAGGCCTATGAACGCGACGCGATGGAGGCGCTGCTCGCGGCGCTGCGGCAATCGATCGACGATCTGCCGCACAATACGCCGCCTGCCGTGCTGGTTCCGCGTTCGAACAATTATGATGAGCGGTTGCGAACGGCCTTGCGGGGTGCGGAGGCCTATCGGGAATTTTGCCGGGGCGAGGCGGGGGAAGAGCAGGGAGACGCCGACCGGGTTCGCCGGCATGCGATGGAGCATTATTTTGCGCCGGCGCGCGGGGCGGGCGAGGCCATTGTGGAGATCCCCGTCCGCGAGATCAACGCCGCGCTCGAGCTCAAGAACCACTACAAGAATATCTGCCAGGCCCTTGCCGGTCCCAAGATGCAGGCGCTCGCCGATGTTCCGCCGCCGGTGCGGACGGGCAAGAACGACAGCCCGTTCACGATTTTCCGCTACACGCTGACCCGCTTCGACCGAAGCATGCTTGAGCGCCTGCGGAAGCTGTTCGTCGAGAAGCATCCCGACTTTCGGGATTTCGGCGACAGTGCAAGCTATGCATCGGCCGAGGATAACTACAAGCGCGCGCTTCTCATTCGCGCCGAAGAAATGATGGAGGAACATCGCTCGTCCGACGATGCGGTGCTTGGCGCTGCTCTGCTCGATCTCGCGTCGGGCAAGGCCGGGCTTGAGAGCAACCTGCTCGACTGGCGCGTGGCCAGGATGGTCGCCGATATCCGCGCGAGCGACCCGGGCGTGATGGAAGAGTCCGCTGGCAAGCTGGCGCGCGCGCCCGATGCGATCGCTGCGGTGACCGAATGCGCCGAGCGCATCTGGCCTCATCTCTGCGAGAAATGGACGACAAGCCGGCCTCTGGCGGAAAGCCGCACGATCCCCACGATGATCCGGGCCCTGGTCGATCCACGGGCGATGCTCGGCATTCGCTCGAGACCCACCGACAATGCCGCGCGGATGCTGATGGGCTCCCCCGCTTTTGGCGCCCAGCCTCTCGGTGCGGCGGAACTGGCGGCGGTGCTGGATCTGGCGAGGCGCATCTTCGCGATCATGGAGGAGGAATGGGGCTGGAGGCCGCGCGACCTGTGGGACGTGCAGGGCTTCATCTGGGAAACCTGCCAGGAGCGTTTGCCGCCCGTCGAGGAGAAACCGGCCGATCGGGCTGGAACGAGAAAGAGAATGACCATGCCGACCAACCTCATCCTCTACGGCCCTCCGGGGACGGGCAAGACCTATGAGACTGCGCGGGAGGCCGTGCGCCTGTGCGGTGAGGCGGTCCCGGAGGACCGTGACGAGCTGATGTCGCTTTATCGCGCACTGAGCCAGAAGGGCCGCATCGAGTTCGTCACCTTCCATCAGAATTTCAGCTACGAGGATTTCGTCGAAGGCCTGCGTCCCGTGTCGGGCGAGGGCGAGGATGGCGCCGATGCGCCCGCCGGCTTCAGCCTTCAGCCCCAGGACGGGATCTTCAAGCGGATCGCCGATGTTGCCGGGAGCAACCGCGGCAAGGTGGGGCAGGGCGACCGGGCCGTAATCGATCGCAGCCGCAAGGTGTTCAAGATGTCGCTCGGCCGGAGCTGGTCGTCACGTGACGACCTCATCTACCAGGAAGCCATTCGCGAGGGCTATGTGGTCCTCGGCTGGGGCGGCGACGTCGACTGGTCCGATCCGCGCTACGATCAATGGGACGCGATCAAGGAGCGGTGGCGGCAGGATCATCCCGACGCCAGCGGCAACGACCCGAACATGTCGCAGATGTTCACCTTCCGCATCAACATGGAGATCGGATCGCTGGTCGTCGTCTCCGACGGCAACCGCAAGTTCCGTGCGATCGGCGAAGTCACCGGACCCTATCGGTTCGTGCCCGGCGTGAACGGCGAATACAACCATCGCCGGGCGGTTCGCTGGCTCTGGCACAGCGACGAAAGCCTGCCCCGCGAGCAGGTCTACAATAAGGAGCTGAGCCAGGTCTCGGTCTACCAGATGGACAGCCGTCATGTGAATTGGGACGGTCTTGAACAGACGGTGGCGACCGGCGACGACGGGAGCGGGACGGGGACGCCCGAAGGCCATGTCCTGATCATCGACGAGATCAACCGCGCCAACATCTCCAAGGTGTTCGGAGAGCTGATCACGCTGATCGAACCCGACAAGCGGCTCGGCATGGGCAATGGCCTGACCGTCCGCCTGCCTTACTCCAAGGCCCCGTTCGGGGTGCCGGCCAACCTGCACATCCTTGGCACGATGAACACGGCGGACCGGTCCATCGCCTTGCTCGACACCGCGCTGCGTCGGCGCTTCACCTTCCGGGAGGTCGCGCCAGACCCCGAACTGCTCGTGGACGCGGAGGGGCGTTCCGCCGTGCCGCTTCGGGAGGCTCTCGAAACCATCAACGAGCGGATCGAATATCTGGTCGATCGCGAGCATCGCATCGGCCACGCCTTCTTCATGCATTGCGCGTCGCGCACCGATGTCGACGCGGTCATGCGCGACAAGATCATTCCATTGCTCCAGGAGTATTTCTTCGAGGACTGGGGACGGATCCATGCGGTGCTCGGGAGTGGCTTCATCGGTCAGCGCGTGCTGAAGGCGCCGCCGGGAATCGACGGGCTGGAGCGCAAGAGCTGGTTCGTGCGCGTGCCCTTCGCAGACGATGCCTATGAGGCGCTGGTCGGGAAGGTTGCCGCGGCACAGGACGGCGTGGCCGATAATCCGGCACCGCAAACGGCGTGA
- a CDS encoding McrC family protein, translating to MTHLAVPEWGRAPVGPQGFSVAQAEALVAAARGHPLGGADGSGIVSDHRHYLQARQMVGVLAAPGCSLEILPKVDPDAPHEDMPTVRRRLVALLDLALGLDIGAGAATAMGWGAGNLLEILIRIFADRLLVETRRGLPRRYLPHEDDLSALRGRLDVTRQFTHHAVRPDRLPCRYDQLSSDLPLLQVMKAAVLALRRLSRAPDTQRLLDELRFVLAGVSDIPLSSLPWDRVSIDRTNRRWESLFALARLLVRRDWQSTSASAGGGEGVALLFAMNDLFEAAVAALLRQDLAGSGIDVVAQGGLRYCLGDWRGDEDCTGHLFQTRPDILLRRDGEVVAIVDTKWKSLSGDPLDRRKGVGQADVYQMMAYARLYRCDRLMLLYPARPGSGGAVVREFGMDGGRELLVLGQVDMSGSLDDARTGLSGLVAGMLSPLAT from the coding sequence GTGACGCATCTTGCGGTTCCCGAATGGGGCCGGGCGCCGGTTGGCCCGCAAGGTTTCTCCGTCGCGCAGGCCGAGGCGCTTGTCGCCGCGGCGAGGGGGCATCCGCTTGGCGGCGCGGATGGATCGGGGATCGTCTCCGACCATCGTCATTACCTGCAGGCCCGCCAGATGGTCGGAGTGCTTGCCGCGCCGGGATGCAGCCTCGAAATCCTGCCCAAGGTCGATCCCGACGCGCCGCACGAGGACATGCCCACGGTCCGCCGGCGGCTGGTCGCGCTCCTCGACCTCGCCCTGGGTCTCGACATCGGCGCCGGCGCCGCGACGGCGATGGGGTGGGGGGCCGGGAATCTGCTCGAGATTCTCATCAGGATATTCGCCGACCGGCTCCTTGTCGAAACCCGGCGAGGCCTCCCGCGGCGCTATCTGCCGCATGAGGACGATCTGTCGGCGTTGCGGGGGCGTCTCGATGTCACCCGGCAGTTCACGCATCATGCGGTCCGGCCCGATCGGCTCCCCTGCCGGTACGATCAGCTCTCGAGCGATCTTCCGCTGCTGCAGGTCATGAAAGCGGCCGTGCTTGCGCTGCGCCGGCTGAGCCGCGCGCCCGACACCCAGCGGCTGCTGGATGAGCTTCGTTTCGTGCTCGCCGGCGTCTCCGATATCCCCCTGTCGTCATTGCCGTGGGATCGGGTCAGTATAGATCGGACCAACCGGCGCTGGGAGAGCCTGTTCGCCCTCGCCCGTCTGCTTGTGAGGCGCGACTGGCAATCGACCTCGGCGAGCGCCGGCGGCGGGGAGGGTGTTGCGCTGCTGTTCGCGATGAACGACCTGTTCGAAGCTGCGGTCGCCGCGCTGCTTCGCCAGGATCTTGCCGGCAGCGGCATCGATGTCGTCGCGCAGGGCGGCCTGCGCTATTGCCTGGGCGACTGGCGTGGGGACGAGGATTGCACGGGGCACCTGTTCCAGACGCGGCCCGACATCCTGCTGCGCCGGGACGGCGAGGTGGTGGCCATCGTCGATACCAAGTGGAAGTCTCTGAGCGGAGATCCGCTCGATCGCCGCAAGGGCGTCGGCCAGGCCGATGTCTACCAGATGATGGCCTATGCGCGGCTCTACCGCTGCGACCGCCTGATGCTCCTCTATCCCGCGCGTCCGGGATCGGGAGGCGCCGTGGTGCGGGAGTTCGGTATGGATGGCGGCAGGGAATTACTCGTGTTGGGGCAGGTCGATATGTCGGGCAGCCTGGATGACGCACGAACCGGGCTTTCCGGGTTGGTTGCTGGGATGCTTTCGCCTTTGGCGACGTGA